A single region of the Arthrobacter sp. PAMC25564 genome encodes:
- a CDS encoding alpha/beta hydrolase, with amino-acid sequence MKSARRLPARFRSWAVGVRAAGAMALVLAVASCSLFGGGGGSTSAGPVQSGAAIAAAPAELRSFYSQQVTWVPCESSFTCAKIKVPLDYSKPDGASIEIAAIKLSTKGSKKGSLLVNPGGPGGSGYDFVRDAGTTNISEKVRSNYDVVGFDPRGVKRSAPVTCLTDQERDESRAKTYALDTDAGLEAALADNKVIAAKCVEKTGPVLGHIDTGSAAKDLDILRGVLNDTKLNYLGYSYGTLLGSTYASLFPDNVGRMVLDGAIDPSLSYEDLTSGQAKAFEKAVSAYAAHCLQESGCPLSGSTEDAVQQIRNLIKAVEANPLPAKGGRQVSASTFVSGFILPLYNNDNWPLLTRALAQAKAGDGSGMMTLADFGADRDPNGSYTSNSTFAFNAINCLDYPMVSDTASMRAEDLKLRQESPTLGYYFAYGGSNCKDWPYKNVRTPAPVEYKGSAQILVVGTTGDPATPYEWAGELRKQLGNASLLTWKGEGHTAYGRSNSCIGNGVDSYLIDGKAPADNTVC; translated from the coding sequence ATGAAGTCTGCTCGACGCCTGCCCGCAAGATTCCGATCCTGGGCGGTCGGCGTGCGGGCCGCCGGTGCCATGGCCCTGGTCCTGGCGGTGGCGTCGTGCAGTCTCTTCGGCGGCGGCGGCGGATCGACGAGTGCCGGCCCGGTTCAGAGCGGCGCCGCCATCGCCGCGGCTCCGGCCGAGCTCCGCAGCTTCTACTCCCAGCAAGTCACCTGGGTACCTTGTGAAAGCAGTTTCACCTGCGCCAAGATCAAGGTTCCGCTGGATTACAGCAAGCCCGATGGGGCCAGCATCGAAATCGCAGCCATCAAGCTGTCCACGAAGGGCAGCAAGAAGGGCAGCCTGCTGGTCAACCCCGGTGGTCCCGGCGGTTCCGGCTACGACTTCGTCAGGGACGCCGGCACCACCAATATTTCCGAGAAGGTCCGCTCGAATTACGACGTCGTGGGTTTCGACCCCCGCGGGGTGAAGCGGTCCGCCCCGGTCACCTGCCTCACCGACCAGGAGCGCGACGAGTCCCGGGCCAAGACCTATGCCCTCGACACCGACGCCGGGCTGGAGGCGGCACTCGCGGACAACAAGGTGATTGCGGCCAAATGCGTGGAGAAAACCGGGCCGGTGCTGGGCCATATTGACACCGGCAGCGCCGCAAAGGATCTCGACATCCTCCGCGGAGTACTCAATGACACCAAGCTGAATTACCTCGGATACTCCTACGGGACCCTGCTGGGGTCCACCTACGCCTCGCTGTTCCCGGACAACGTCGGCCGGATGGTGCTGGACGGCGCGATCGACCCGTCGCTGAGCTATGAGGACCTTACGAGCGGACAGGCCAAGGCGTTCGAAAAGGCGGTCAGCGCCTACGCGGCCCACTGCCTCCAGGAAAGCGGATGCCCGCTCAGCGGCAGCACCGAGGACGCCGTCCAGCAGATCCGCAACCTCATCAAGGCGGTCGAGGCGAACCCGCTGCCGGCCAAGGGTGGGAGGCAGGTCTCGGCGTCGACGTTTGTCAGCGGCTTCATCCTCCCGCTCTACAACAATGACAACTGGCCACTCCTCACCCGGGCCCTCGCCCAGGCCAAGGCCGGCGACGGCAGCGGAATGATGACGCTCGCCGACTTCGGCGCCGACCGGGACCCCAACGGCAGCTACACGTCGAACAGCACCTTCGCCTTCAACGCGATCAACTGCCTGGACTACCCGATGGTGTCCGACACCGCGTCCATGCGGGCCGAGGACCTGAAGCTGCGCCAGGAATCGCCGACCCTGGGCTACTACTTCGCCTACGGCGGCAGCAACTGCAAGGACTGGCCGTACAAGAACGTCCGGACGCCCGCCCCGGTGGAGTACAAGGGCTCCGCACAGATCCTCGTGGTCGGAACCACGGGAGACCCGGCGACCCCCTATGAATGGGCAGGCGAACTGCGCAAGCAGCTGGGGAACGCCTCGCTGCTGACATGGAAGGGCGAGGGCCACACCGCCTATGGCCGTTCCAACAGCTGCATCGGCAACGGCGTGGACAGCTACCTGATCGACGGCAAGGCGCCCGCGGACAACACCGTCTGCTAG
- a CDS encoding potassium channel family protein, giving the protein MNQALWRKYSEWPMLFAAVVFLTAYSIQVIANLQTARTDAIEVIIWITWAAFAVDYGVSLYLAPNRGQWFIRNLHELAILMLPTLRPLRLLRLVTLLRILYRTGGNALRGRIITYVLVSAALLIYSGALAVLDSEENVDGSNITNFGDAIWWAMTTITTVGYGDHYPVTVLGRLVAAGLMIGGIAVLGVVTASVASWLVEHVALETAADVEANEEPMRQEMARLAQQIERLTAQLAEREERQENIDPDSDAAKDSDSTKESNEG; this is encoded by the coding sequence ATGAATCAGGCACTGTGGCGCAAGTACTCGGAATGGCCCATGCTCTTCGCCGCGGTGGTGTTCCTGACGGCTTATTCCATCCAGGTCATCGCGAATCTTCAGACCGCCCGGACGGACGCCATCGAAGTCATCATCTGGATCACTTGGGCCGCCTTCGCCGTGGACTACGGCGTCAGCCTCTACCTTGCCCCCAACAGGGGGCAGTGGTTCATCCGGAATCTCCATGAGCTGGCGATTCTGATGCTGCCCACCCTGCGTCCGCTGAGGCTCCTTCGGCTGGTGACGCTGTTGCGGATCCTTTACCGGACCGGCGGCAACGCCCTGCGGGGCCGGATCATCACCTACGTGCTCGTCTCCGCCGCGCTGCTGATCTATTCCGGTGCCCTCGCCGTCCTCGATTCGGAAGAAAATGTGGATGGATCCAACATCACCAATTTCGGCGACGCAATCTGGTGGGCCATGACCACCATCACGACTGTCGGCTACGGAGACCACTATCCCGTGACGGTGCTGGGCCGCTTGGTCGCCGCAGGCCTGATGATCGGCGGCATAGCCGTGCTTGGCGTCGTTACCGCGTCCGTTGCCTCCTGGCTTGTCGAGCATGTGGCCCTCGAGACCGCGGCCGACGTCGAAGCGAACGAGGAACCGATGAGGCAGGAAATGGCCCGGCTCGCGCAGCAGATCGAACGGCTCACGGCGCAACTGGCCGAACGCGAGGAACGCCAGGAGAACATTGACCCAGATTCAGATGCAGCTAAAGATTCAGATTCGACTAAGGAATCCAACGAGGGCTAG
- a CDS encoding DNA polymerase III subunit delta', with the protein MSVWDDLQGQPAVVAQLRQAAQGEGLTHAWLFTGPPGSGRSNAAKAFAAALNCDQEDVALRGCGECAACQTILGETHSDVAFVRTEKVTITIDEARELVSTAGNRPSSARWRIIVVEDADRMAERTTNVLLKAIEEPTPRTVWMLCAPSPADVLVTIRSRCRPVALRLPPAADVAALLVKRDGVAPDVAERAARAAQSHVGIARRLARDPEARERRLETVRFPLTLRGITAAVLMAEKLVKIATEEANSSNDERDAAEKIALLATLGAPESGTLPPAMRGQVKQLEEDQKRRAKRSVTDSLDRTLTDLLSFYRDVLIIQMGNAVELVNVELRSELEEFARHSTAEVTLVRMDAINKARKRITTTNVAPLLAIESMAASLI; encoded by the coding sequence ATGAGCGTCTGGGACGACCTGCAGGGCCAGCCCGCCGTCGTCGCCCAACTGCGCCAGGCGGCCCAGGGCGAGGGCCTCACGCACGCGTGGCTGTTCACCGGGCCGCCGGGGTCCGGCCGGTCCAACGCGGCGAAGGCCTTTGCCGCAGCCCTGAACTGCGATCAGGAGGACGTCGCCCTCCGCGGCTGCGGCGAGTGCGCGGCCTGCCAGACCATCCTCGGCGAAACGCACTCCGATGTGGCGTTTGTCCGCACCGAGAAGGTGACTATCACCATCGACGAGGCCCGTGAACTGGTATCCACCGCGGGGAACCGGCCATCGTCGGCCCGCTGGCGGATCATCGTGGTCGAGGACGCGGACCGGATGGCCGAACGCACCACCAACGTCCTGCTCAAGGCGATCGAGGAGCCCACCCCGCGCACCGTGTGGATGCTGTGCGCACCCTCCCCGGCCGATGTCCTGGTGACCATCCGCTCCCGCTGCCGGCCGGTGGCGTTGCGGCTTCCGCCGGCGGCGGACGTCGCGGCCCTGCTGGTCAAGCGCGACGGCGTGGCCCCGGATGTTGCCGAACGTGCGGCCCGCGCGGCCCAGAGCCACGTCGGCATCGCGCGCCGCCTGGCCCGGGACCCGGAAGCCCGGGAGCGCCGGCTCGAAACCGTGCGGTTCCCTTTGACGCTCCGCGGGATCACGGCGGCAGTCCTGATGGCTGAAAAGCTGGTCAAGATCGCCACAGAGGAAGCCAACAGCTCCAACGATGAACGCGATGCCGCCGAAAAGATCGCTCTGCTCGCGACCCTCGGGGCACCCGAAAGCGGCACCCTGCCACCGGCCATGCGCGGCCAGGTGAAGCAGCTGGAGGAGGACCAGAAGCGCCGGGCGAAGCGCTCCGTGACCGACTCCCTTGACCGCACCCTGACGGACCTGTTGTCCTTTTATCGGGATGTCCTGATCATCCAGATGGGGAACGCTGTTGAACTTGTCAACGTTGAACTGAGGAGCGAACTCGAAGAATTCGCCCGTCACTCCACGGCCGAAGTCACTCTTGTCCGCATGGACGCCATTAACAAGGCCCGCAAACGGATCACCACCACCAACGTGGCTCCGCTGCTGGCCATCGAGTCCATGGCCGCCAGCCTCATCTGA
- the tmk gene encoding dTMP kinase — MTTQNPGLNPGLFIAFEGGDGAGKSTQAAELAGALESRGLTVLRTREPGGTPIGEKLRSLVLDHGHGHIDAHTEALIFAASRAAHACQVIRPALERGEIVLTDRYIDSSVAYQGAGRGLGPDAVRTLNEWATSELQPDLTVLLDVDPAQGRRRRTAGDAAEDRLESEADDFHARIRAAFLDLAAARPEQYLVLPANLPVRELAARILERVESLLSHPRSRTA; from the coding sequence GTGACTACCCAGAACCCCGGACTCAACCCCGGCCTGTTCATCGCCTTCGAAGGCGGCGACGGCGCCGGCAAGTCCACCCAGGCGGCAGAGCTGGCCGGGGCCCTCGAGTCACGCGGCCTGACGGTGCTGCGGACCCGCGAACCGGGCGGCACCCCGATTGGCGAAAAGCTGCGGTCCCTCGTGCTGGACCACGGCCACGGCCACATCGACGCGCACACGGAAGCCCTTATCTTTGCGGCCTCCCGCGCCGCCCACGCATGCCAGGTCATCCGCCCGGCGCTGGAACGCGGTGAGATCGTCCTGACCGACCGTTATATTGACTCCTCGGTCGCCTACCAGGGCGCGGGCCGGGGCCTGGGCCCCGACGCCGTCCGTACCCTCAACGAATGGGCCACCTCGGAACTCCAGCCGGACCTCACGGTGCTGCTCGACGTCGACCCCGCCCAGGGCCGCCGCCGGCGCACCGCCGGTGACGCCGCCGAAGACCGGCTGGAATCCGAAGCGGATGACTTCCATGCCAGGATCCGGGCGGCGTTCCTGGACCTCGCCGCGGCCCGGCCGGAGCAGTACCTCGTGCTCCCGGCCAATCTCCCGGTCCGCGAGCTCGCCGCCCGCATCCTCGAGCGCGTCGAATCCCTGCTGTCCCATCCCCGTAGCAGGACCGCATGA
- a CDS encoding multidrug efflux MFS transporter → MLVERSRARARKPVLLDLTLLDIRSFRYGSIAALVVALGKFGMLFALPLFLRGALGYTALDTGLLILSLAVGTFLISGVQPSSPVDSAVAASCARACSSRPSPSPGWAPRHTPSGSS, encoded by the coding sequence GTGCTGGTCGAGCGGTCCAGGGCGCGCGCCCGCAAACCGGTGCTGCTCGACCTGACGCTGCTGGACATCCGCAGCTTCCGCTACGGCAGCATCGCGGCCCTGGTGGTGGCGCTGGGCAAATTCGGTATGCTCTTCGCACTGCCGCTGTTCCTGCGGGGCGCTCTCGGCTACACGGCGCTGGACACGGGACTCCTGATCCTGTCCCTGGCCGTTGGCACCTTCCTGATCTCAGGGGTTCAGCCCAGCTCACCCGTCGACTCGGCGGTCGCGGCGTCGTGCGCGCGGGCCTGTTCCTCGAGGCCGTCGCCATCACCGGGCTGGGCACCCCGCCATACCCCCAGCGGGTCCTCCTGA
- a CDS encoding glycine betaine ABC transporter substrate-binding protein, with the protein MNAWVGYTADAAVYSYVAKNKLGCTVVQKDLNEQVSWQGFASGEVDVVMENWGHADLVKQYITDQKVAVDAGPTGNEGHIGWYVAPWMAEKYPDITDGKNLNKYASMFATSESGGKGQVLDGDPAFVTNDEALVKNLNLDYKVVFAGSEAALIQSFRTAQQNETPLLGYFYEPQWFLSEVPLKKVSLPAWTAGCDANPETVACDYPTYKLNKVISKKLDDSGSPAAKLAKGFKWTNEDQNSVATDIQGGMTPEAAAKKWVDAHQDAVNGWLT; encoded by the coding sequence ATGAACGCGTGGGTGGGCTATACGGCCGACGCCGCCGTGTACAGCTACGTGGCGAAGAACAAGCTCGGCTGCACCGTGGTCCAGAAGGACCTGAATGAGCAAGTCTCCTGGCAGGGTTTTGCCTCTGGAGAGGTGGACGTCGTCATGGAAAACTGGGGCCATGCCGATCTGGTCAAGCAATATATTACGGACCAAAAAGTGGCTGTTGACGCTGGCCCCACTGGCAATGAAGGCCACATTGGTTGGTACGTAGCGCCATGGATGGCAGAAAAGTACCCGGACATCACGGACGGCAAGAACCTGAACAAGTATGCTTCCATGTTCGCCACTTCAGAGTCCGGCGGAAAGGGGCAGGTCCTGGACGGCGACCCAGCCTTCGTCACCAACGACGAGGCCCTCGTGAAGAACCTGAACCTGGATTACAAGGTGGTCTTCGCCGGTTCGGAGGCCGCCCTGATTCAGTCGTTCCGGACGGCCCAGCAGAACGAGACCCCGCTCCTTGGCTATTTCTACGAGCCGCAATGGTTCCTCTCCGAGGTGCCGCTAAAGAAGGTAAGTCTGCCGGCGTGGACCGCGGGCTGCGACGCGAACCCGGAAACAGTGGCCTGCGACTACCCGACGTACAAGCTCAACAAGGTCATTTCCAAGAAGCTTGATGACAGCGGCTCGCCCGCAGCAAAGCTGGCCAAGGGCTTTAAGTGGACCAACGAGGACCAGAACTCCGTTGCCACCGATATCCAGGGCGGCATGACACCCGAGGCCGCGGCCAAGAAGTGGGTGGACGCCCACCAGGACGCTGTGAACGGCTGGCTCACGTAG
- a CDS encoding ABC transporter permease subunit has translation MSTLVQDRATAQPAPASSREPRRRPSQRMTLLVGAAVIWILGFLVLHGTSTLALPASELTDLHRSLNQFNAWVAANRADNPVFLYIFTPLRAAVDAVANLFITTFAASSTGLRLPEIGWLGTVGLLGWIAFAIGNARVALLTVAVFMFFGFQGLFLEATYTFALVLTAVLLTLLVGIPFGVLAGVYGRVAKVITPVLDFMQTLPTFVYLAPLALVFLIGPASAVIATVIYAAPPVIRLTAHGIRGIPENTREASDSLGTTGLQRLVTLQLPMARRTIVMGINQSTMAALSMVTIAALIAAPGLGQVVVRALQSLDVGTAVNAGLSIVLLAIVLDRVTTAASRRAEPGAARNRRVSRRTGYIILGVALAAAVVMVQLSRTMLWAAAFPQELNIGPVIVRAVGSASQWMQANLSLFTVSFREGVTVGILNPFQALLTDTPFYILVSVIAIAACALGGWKLSALTTACLGVIIYLGLWGDAMVTLAGTLVATVVVMVLGVIFGVAMGRSGRVDQLMRPLLDAGQTMPAFVYLVPFLGLFGATRFTAIIAGIIYAAPVAIKITADGIAAISPTVVEAAVASGSTPWQVITKVQLPMARQSLALAANQGLIYVLAMVVVGALVGAGGLGYDVVAGFVQSTIFGKGLAAGLAIVFLGILLDRMTQAAAATPARKIPLTKPTT, from the coding sequence ATGTCCACCCTCGTCCAGGATCGGGCCACGGCGCAGCCCGCACCCGCCTCCTCCCGCGAACCGCGCCGCAGACCGAGCCAACGCATGACCTTGCTGGTGGGCGCCGCCGTCATCTGGATCCTGGGGTTTCTTGTCCTGCACGGCACTTCCACCCTGGCCTTGCCCGCCTCAGAGCTGACGGACCTGCACCGCTCCCTGAACCAGTTCAACGCCTGGGTGGCAGCGAACCGCGCGGATAACCCCGTCTTCCTGTACATCTTCACGCCCCTGCGTGCCGCCGTCGACGCCGTGGCCAACCTGTTCATCACTACCTTTGCGGCGAGTTCCACGGGCTTGCGCCTGCCGGAGATCGGCTGGCTCGGAACAGTGGGCCTGCTGGGCTGGATCGCGTTCGCGATCGGCAACGCCCGGGTCGCCCTGCTGACCGTCGCGGTCTTTATGTTCTTCGGCTTCCAAGGACTGTTCCTCGAGGCCACGTATACATTCGCCCTGGTCCTCACCGCTGTGCTGCTGACCCTGCTGGTCGGGATCCCGTTCGGTGTCCTGGCCGGCGTCTATGGCCGGGTTGCCAAGGTGATCACGCCGGTGCTGGACTTCATGCAGACGCTGCCCACGTTCGTGTACCTGGCCCCGCTTGCCCTGGTCTTCCTTATCGGACCGGCCTCGGCAGTGATCGCCACCGTGATCTACGCGGCACCGCCCGTGATCCGGCTGACGGCGCACGGCATCCGGGGCATCCCGGAAAATACCCGCGAAGCCTCCGATTCACTGGGCACGACGGGTCTGCAGCGGCTCGTCACCCTGCAGTTGCCCATGGCACGGCGCACCATCGTGATGGGAATCAACCAGAGCACCATGGCGGCCCTGTCCATGGTCACCATCGCGGCGCTGATCGCAGCTCCCGGGCTTGGCCAGGTGGTGGTCCGGGCGCTGCAATCGCTGGACGTCGGCACAGCCGTGAACGCCGGGCTCTCCATCGTCCTGCTCGCGATTGTGCTGGACCGGGTGACCACCGCTGCCAGCCGCCGAGCGGAGCCCGGCGCAGCCCGAAACCGCAGGGTATCCCGCAGGACCGGGTACATCATCCTGGGCGTCGCCCTGGCTGCGGCCGTGGTTATGGTGCAGCTGTCCCGCACCATGCTGTGGGCGGCAGCATTCCCCCAGGAGCTCAACATCGGTCCGGTGATCGTCCGGGCGGTGGGCTCGGCCAGCCAGTGGATGCAGGCTAACCTGTCCCTGTTCACCGTGTCCTTCCGGGAAGGCGTCACCGTCGGAATCCTCAACCCGTTCCAGGCGCTGCTCACGGACACCCCCTTCTATATCCTCGTGTCCGTCATCGCCATCGCGGCCTGCGCCCTGGGCGGCTGGAAGCTCTCCGCTCTGACTACGGCCTGCTTGGGGGTGATCATCTACCTCGGGCTCTGGGGCGACGCCATGGTCACTCTCGCGGGAACCTTGGTTGCCACCGTAGTGGTCATGGTCCTGGGCGTCATCTTCGGCGTGGCGATGGGCCGGTCCGGCCGGGTGGACCAGCTCATGCGGCCCCTGCTGGACGCGGGGCAGACCATGCCCGCCTTCGTGTACCTTGTGCCTTTCCTTGGCCTCTTCGGAGCCACCCGCTTCACGGCGATCATCGCCGGCATCATCTACGCCGCCCCGGTGGCCATCAAGATTACGGCCGATGGCATCGCTGCGATCTCCCCCACGGTGGTCGAAGCAGCGGTCGCGAGCGGTTCAACACCCTGGCAGGTCATTACCAAGGTGCAGCTTCCGATGGCCAGGCAGTCCCTTGCCCTCGCTGCCAACCAGGGGCTGATCTACGTCCTGGCCATGGTGGTCGTGGGCGCGCTGGTGGGGGCGGGCGGCCTCGGGTACGACGTCGTCGCCGGCTTTGTCCAAAGCACCATCTTCGGCAAGGGCCTCGCCGCGGGCCTTGCCATCGTGTTCCTCGGCATCCTGCTGGACAGGATGACCCAGGCGGCCGCGGCCACGCCCGCGCGGAAAATCCCGCTGACAAAGCCCACAACCTGA
- a CDS encoding helix-turn-helix transcriptional regulator: MVRLPLTFEEVERGQRLGALLRRARGERSMLDIALNARVSPETLRKIETGRVATPAFPTIAAIADVLGLSLDVVWAEINHPERGVESAGPGRNTRERLAS, encoded by the coding sequence ATGGTCAGATTGCCGCTCACATTCGAAGAGGTCGAGCGCGGACAGCGCCTTGGTGCCCTGTTGCGTCGCGCCAGGGGAGAACGCTCGATGCTCGACATCGCGCTCAATGCACGTGTCTCACCGGAGACCCTCCGGAAGATCGAGACGGGCCGCGTAGCGACCCCTGCCTTCCCGACGATCGCTGCGATCGCCGATGTCCTCGGGCTCTCCCTCGATGTGGTGTGGGCCGAGATCAACCACCCCGAACGTGGCGTTGAATCGGCAGGCCCTGGTCGCAACACACGTGAGCGATTGGCCTCGTAA
- a CDS encoding molybdopterin-dependent oxidoreductase gives MTPWPGLPLRNTGWRRGCSFAEGSDGGIYYDAQPIEQMSYHLTMLAYDMNNAPLTYGHGAPLRLRNEVQLGFKLVKWIKGIEFVKDFSHIGGGEGGYNNDHEFFGYRQSI, from the coding sequence ATGACTCCTTGGCCGGGTCTGCCCCTGCGCAATACGGGGTGGCGCCGCGGGTGCTCCTTCGCCGAAGGATCCGACGGCGGCATCTACTACGACGCGCAGCCGATCGAACAGATGAGCTACCACCTCACCATGCTCGCCTACGACATGAACAACGCGCCGCTGACCTACGGACACGGCGCACCGCTGCGTCTGCGCAACGAAGTCCAGCTCGGCTTCAAACTCGTCAAATGGATCAAAGGCATCGAATTCGTCAAAGACTTCTCCCACATCGGCGGCGGCGAAGGCGGATACAACAACGACCACGAATTCTTCGGATACCGCCAATCCATCTAG
- the map gene encoding type I methionyl aminopeptidase — MIEILNPTELTRAKETGILVADILQTLRNRSTVGTNLLDIDRWAQTMIVEAGALSCYVDYAPSFGRGPFGHYICTAVNDAVLHGLPYDYTLADGDLLALDLAVSKRGVAADSAISIIVGDSKPPESVAMISATERALSAGIAAAGPGARIGHISHAIGSVLSEAGYPINAEFGGHGIGSTMHQDPHVPNTGRPGRGYKLRPGQLLALEPWVMADTAELIIDADGWTLRSATGCRTAHSEHRIAITDDGAEILTMQAEAHP, encoded by the coding sequence ATGATCGAGATCCTGAACCCCACCGAACTAACCCGAGCAAAAGAGACAGGCATCCTGGTTGCAGACATCTTGCAGACATTGAGGAACCGCAGCACGGTCGGCACGAACCTCCTGGACATCGACCGGTGGGCCCAGACCATGATCGTCGAGGCCGGAGCGCTGTCCTGTTACGTCGATTACGCGCCATCCTTCGGACGCGGGCCCTTCGGCCACTACATCTGCACGGCCGTCAACGACGCCGTGCTCCACGGACTGCCATACGACTACACGCTTGCCGACGGCGACTTGCTGGCCCTCGACCTCGCCGTCTCCAAGCGGGGAGTCGCTGCAGACTCCGCCATCAGCATCATCGTGGGCGACTCCAAGCCCCCGGAGAGCGTCGCGATGATCAGCGCGACCGAGCGCGCATTGAGCGCAGGGATAGCCGCCGCCGGACCCGGGGCCCGCATCGGCCACATCTCCCATGCCATCGGCTCGGTCCTCAGCGAGGCGGGGTACCCGATCAACGCCGAGTTCGGGGGCCACGGCATCGGATCGACGATGCACCAGGACCCCCACGTTCCAAACACCGGCCGGCCGGGACGGGGATACAAACTGCGCCCCGGGCAACTGCTCGCGCTGGAGCCATGGGTCATGGCCGACACCGCTGAACTCATCATCGACGCCGACGGGTGGACCCTCCGAAGTGCGACAGGCTGCCGGACAGCACACAGTGAGCACAGGATCGCCATCACCGACGACGGAGCCGAAATCCTCACCATGCAGGCCGAGGCGCACCCGTGA
- a CDS encoding glycine betaine/L-proline ABC transporter ATP-binding protein, translating to MNSPDISVRNLWKVFGPGGEKVPGNPELSAFNSAELLERTGCVAAVRDLSFDVAKGEVFVVMGLSGSGKSTLIRCLTRLIEPSSGQVLVDGKDVLQAGVAELRELRRRKMSMVFQHFGLLPHRTVLDNVSYGLQIRGMGKNERYARAREIIDLVGLKGYEQHYPDQLSGGMQQRVGLGRALAGDPDTILFDEPFSALDPLIRRDMQAEVIRLHKEMGKTMVFVTHDLSEALKLGDRILIMRNGEKVQCGTGDELVGSPADKYIEDFVSEVPRADVLTLKWITGPVAAGTPPDAPVLSSRMIIRDAIAAVMHSSCPVLVEDSGRITGQIDRDSILSVLQPTEAAA from the coding sequence ATGAACAGTCCCGACATCTCAGTGCGCAACCTCTGGAAGGTCTTCGGACCGGGGGGCGAAAAGGTCCCCGGCAATCCTGAACTCTCGGCCTTCAACTCTGCTGAACTGCTCGAACGCACCGGCTGTGTAGCCGCCGTCCGCGACCTGAGTTTCGACGTCGCCAAGGGCGAGGTCTTCGTGGTCATGGGACTTTCCGGATCGGGCAAATCGACCCTGATCCGCTGCCTGACCCGGCTCATTGAACCCTCCTCCGGGCAGGTCCTGGTGGACGGCAAGGACGTCCTGCAGGCCGGCGTCGCGGAGCTGCGCGAGCTGCGCCGCCGGAAAATGTCCATGGTCTTCCAGCACTTCGGTCTCCTGCCCCACCGCACCGTGCTGGACAACGTCTCCTACGGGTTGCAGATCCGCGGCATGGGCAAGAACGAACGCTACGCCAGGGCCCGGGAAATCATCGACCTCGTGGGCCTGAAAGGCTACGAACAGCACTACCCCGACCAGCTGTCCGGAGGAATGCAGCAGCGCGTCGGCCTGGGCCGGGCCCTCGCCGGCGATCCGGACACCATCCTCTTCGATGAGCCCTTCTCCGCCCTGGATCCGCTGATCCGCCGCGACATGCAGGCGGAAGTCATCCGGCTGCACAAGGAAATGGGCAAGACCATGGTCTTTGTGACCCACGACCTCTCCGAAGCGCTCAAGCTCGGCGACCGGATCCTGATCATGCGCAACGGCGAGAAGGTCCAGTGCGGCACGGGAGACGAACTGGTGGGCTCCCCGGCGGACAAATACATTGAGGACTTTGTGTCCGAAGTTCCACGCGCGGATGTCCTGACCCTGAAGTGGATCACCGGGCCCGTGGCGGCCGGAACTCCGCCAGACGCGCCGGTCCTCAGTTCCCGGATGATCATCCGCGATGCCATAGCCGCGGTCATGCACTCCTCCTGCCCCGTCCTGGTGGAAGACAGCGGCAGGATCACCGGGCAGATCGACCGCGACAGCATCCTCTCGGTGCTGCAGCCCACGGAAGCAGCGGCCTGA